A DNA window from Jaculus jaculus isolate mJacJac1 chromosome 1, mJacJac1.mat.Y.cur, whole genome shotgun sequence contains the following coding sequences:
- the Klhdc4 gene encoding kelch domain-containing protein 4 isoform X2: protein MVAWKRQLILFGGFHESARDYIYYNDVYTFSLDTFSWNKVSPSGLGPTPRSGCLMSVTPQGSIAIYGGYSKQRIKKDVDRGIQHSDMFLLKPEEGGEAKWMWTRINPSGIKPTARSGFSVAMAPNQQILIFGGVCDEEEEESLEGVFFNDLHFYDATKNRWFTAQLKGPKSEKKKRRRGKTGEHEGGSEQEREEAGAPEPLEVVKEVVAEDGTVVTIKQVLVAPKLAGWTTPEDESSAVEASGPEVEPCPRSSAMLAVKHGLLYVYGGMFEAGDCQVTLSDLYCLDLHKMEEWKVLVEMDPKTQEWLEETDSEEDSSSNEGAEGGEEDQEEDSGEESGEEEDPQHPEVAPGEQYADYLLRTEQHWLKLARDHVGPDMKEKRVLKVAQTMAKTFFDDSV from the exons AGATTATATCTACTACAATGATGTGTATACCTTCAGCCTTGACACATTCTCGTGGAACAAGGTGTCCCCATCAGGTCTTGGGCCCACACCTAGATCAGGCTGCCTGATGTCTGTCACCCCCCAGGGTAGCATAGCCATCTATGGGGGCTACTCCAAACAG AGAATCAAGAAAGATGTGGACAGAGGCATCCAGCATTCGGATATGTTCCTCCTGAAGCCTGAAGAAGGGGGAGAAG CTAAATGGATGTGGACCCGGATTAACCCTTCAGGGATCAAGCCCACTGCCAGGTCTGGGTTTTCAGTGGCTATGGCCCCAAATCAGCAGATACTGATCTTCGGGGGTGTCtgtgatgaggaggaggaagagagcttGGAGGGTGTGTTCTTCAATGACCTGCACTTCTATGACGCCACCAAGAACCGCTGGTTCACGGCACAGCTGAAG GGCCCCAAGTCAGAGAAGAAGAAACGGAGGCGGGGCAAAACAGGGGAGCATGAAGGTGGCAGTGAGCAGGAACGTGAGGAGGCTGGTGCCCCAGAGCCCCTGGAAGTGGTCAAAGAGGTGGTGGCTGAAGACGGAACTGTGGTCACCATCAAACAAGTGCTTGTTGCCCCTAAACTGGCTGGATGGACCACACCTGAGGATGAAAGCAGTGCTGTGGAAGCCAGTGGTCCTGAAGTCGAGCCATGTCCACGCTCCAGTGCCATGCTGGCTGTCAAACATGGGCTGCTCTATGTCTATGGTGGCATGTTTGAAGCCGGTGACTGCCAGGTGACCCTCAGTGACCTGTACTGCCTTGACCTCCACAAGATGGAAGAGTGGAAGGTCCTGGTAGAGATGGATCCAA AAACGCAGGAATGGCTGGAGGAGACGGACTCGGAAGAGGACAGTAGCTCCAATGAGGGTGCCGAGGGGGGAGAGGAGGACCAGGAGGAGGACAGCGGGGAGGAGAGTGGTGAGGAAGAAG ATCCACAGCACCCGGAGGTTGCGCCTGGTGAACAGTATGCAGACTACCTTCTTCGGACTGAGCAGCACTGGCTGAAGCTTGCTAGGGACCACGTGGGGCCGGACATGAAGGAGAAGAGAGTGCTGAAGGTTGCCCAGACCATGGCAAAAACATTCTTTGATGATTCAGTTTAA